From Podospora bellae-mahoneyi strain CBS 112042 chromosome 3, whole genome shotgun sequence, the proteins below share one genomic window:
- the rpb3 gene encoding RNA polymerase II subunit 3 (EggNog:ENOG503NWFI; COG:K; BUSCO:EOG09263PXH) has product MDYDPMAMDDAESLGPVVKISQADSVRVKFELQNADISFANSLRRVMLAEIPTIAIDLVEIESNSSVLADEFIAHRLGLIPLNAEGVEHLLYSRDCDCEEYCENCSVKLTLHAKCTGYENMSVSARDLVPIGERINQSLGTPVINDKDGTGPLILKLRPEQEIKLECIAKKGIAKEHAKWAPSAAIGFEYDPHNKLRHLDLWYEKDPKSEWPPSEYAKWEEPPVEGEPFDFDAVPNHFYYNVETAGNLPPDGIVTEGIKVIQQKLAGLIHELTEGEGEGGYDGPRSPDYNSGPDTGYGYSTSYGGNGGNQSAWGGGGGTTPFGGQTSYGGGGWS; this is encoded by the exons ATGGATTACGATCCGATGGCAATGGATGACGCCGAGTCGCTCGGGCCCGTCGTCAAGATCTCGCAG GCCGACTCGGTCCGCGTCAAGTTCGAACTCCAGAATGCCGACATCTCGTTCGCCAACTCGCTGCGCCGCGTCATGCTGGCCGAGATCCCAACCATCGCCATCGACTTGGTCGAGATTGAAAGCAACAGCTCGGTTCTTGCTGACGAATTCATCGCCCACCGTCTTGGTCTTATCCCACTCAACGCCGAGGGTGTCGAGCACCTCCTCTATTCCCGCGACTGCGACTGCGAAGAGTACTGCGAAAACTGCAGCGTCAAGCTCACGCTCCATGCCAAGTGCACTGGCTACGAGAACATGTCGGTATCCGCGCGCGATTTAGTACCTATTGGCGAGCGCATAAATCAATCTCTGGGCACGCCAGTTATTAACGACAAGGACGGCACCGGACCGCTCATTCTCAAGCTGCGCCCCGAGCAGGAGATCAAGCTCGAGTGTATCGCGAAGAAGGGCATTGCGAAGGAGCATGCGAAATGGGCACCAAGCGCAGCCATCGGGTTTGAATATGACCCCCACAACAAGCTCCGCCATCTTGACCTTTGGTATGAGAAGGATCCCAAGTCGGAATG GCCTCCTAGCGAGTATGCCAAGTGGGAAGAGCCACCAGTGGAAGGCGAACCTTTCGACTTTGACGCCGTCCCCAACCACTTTTACTACAACGTCGAGACAGCCGGTAACCTGCCACCAGATGGAATCGTCACCGAGGGCATCAAGGTCATCCAGCAAAAGCTCGCTGGTCTGATTCACGAGTTGactgaaggggagggtgaaggtggcTACGACGGACCCCGCAGCCCAGATTACAACAGCGGTCCTGACACCGGCTATGGGTACTCGACATCCTACGGCGGAAATGGCGGGAACCAGAGCGCCtggggtggcggcggcggaacCACTCCATTCGGCGGGCAGACTTCCtatggcggtggcggttgGTCTTGA
- the mge1 gene encoding GrpE, mitochondrial (BUSCO:EOG09264IDN; COG:O; EggNog:ENOG503NZQR) produces MLRQTIANTSRALRSTARAGAQRQLARPQFIQSPIAAAARTVAPRARWYSAEAEKKEAETKNGEEKAAEETEETKLKKQLEAKEAEVRDWKDKYLRSVADFRNLQDRTAREMKAARDFAIQKFAKDLVDSVDNFDRALTMVPEEKLKSEEKSAHLQDLVNLFEGLKMTENILLETLKKHGLERFDPHGLPFNPNEHEATFMTPMQDKEHNTVFHTQQKGFKLNGRILRPAKVGVVKNK; encoded by the exons ATGTTACGACAGACCATCGCCAACACTTCCCGGGCCCTCCGCTCCACCGCCAGGGCCGGCGCCCAAAGACAGCTCGCCAGACCCCAGTTCATCCAGTCACCAATTGCCGCAGCCGCCAGGACAGTGGCACCGAGGGCGAGATGGTACAGCGCtgaggccgagaagaaggaggccgagaccaagaatggagaggagaaggctgctgaggagacCGAGGAgaccaagctcaagaagcAATTagaggccaaggaggccgaAGTTCGGGACTGGAAG GACAAGTATCTCCGCTCCGTTGCCGACTTCCGCAACCTCCAGGACCGGACTGCCCGTGAAATGAAGGCTGCCCGTGACTTCGCCATCCAGAAGTTCGCCAAGGACCTCGTCGACAGCGTTGACAACTTCGACCGTGCCCTCACCATGGTCcccgaggagaagctcaagtcCGAGGAGAAGTCTGCCCACCTCCAAgacctcgtcaacctcttcGAGGGTCTCAAGATGACCGagaacatcctcctcgagaCCCTCAAGAAGCACGGCCTCGAGAGATTCGACCCCCACGGCCTTCCCTTCAACCCCAATGAGCACGAGGCTACCTTCATGACCCCCATGCAGGACAAGGAGCACAACACCGTCTTCCACACCCAGCAGAAAGGCTTCAAGCTCAACGGCCGCATCCTCAGACCCGCCAAGGTCGGCGTTGTCAAGAACAAATAA